One Amycolatopsis tolypomycina DNA segment encodes these proteins:
- a CDS encoding glycosyltransferase 87 family protein produces the protein MSTSPPASEARAGRLLAGTIALLVLAFGVVGWLAGWHLGADSAVYRAGALTLLHGDPLYTRDVLTALPDWVRLPFTYTPAAAPLFLPLALVPSGLVWGVIAFLSVVGLIVVVTVVSSPPGRASLLGRRWWALPAGTAVALALEPVWKTLFLGQINLILMAFVVLDVLVLSLRGSRWAGVLIGVAAAIKLTPLIFVPHLFFTGRWKDGLRALGTFVALEAVMFAVIPADAVRFWRDSATDPSRVGSVHWIFNQSLNGLVNRASALAPWSLAVAVGVAAVLAVPAVWLVVRLHRRGEDAAALLVTAFYGLLLSPVSWSHHWVWCVPLITLLVVKARWWAAAAVAALFVSQVVMLVPNGGDTEFGWGLGWSVLGNGYVLAAAAGILGLAARELRLVRRSARLVTV, from the coding sequence ATGTCGACGTCCCCGCCGGCGTCTGAGGCGCGCGCCGGCCGCCTGCTCGCCGGGACCATCGCGCTGCTCGTCCTGGCGTTCGGCGTGGTCGGCTGGCTGGCCGGGTGGCACCTGGGCGCGGACAGCGCGGTGTACCGCGCGGGCGCGCTGACCCTGCTGCACGGCGACCCGCTCTACACGCGGGACGTGCTGACCGCGCTGCCGGACTGGGTGCGGCTGCCGTTCACCTACACGCCGGCCGCCGCGCCGCTGTTCCTGCCGCTCGCCTTGGTCCCGTCCGGCCTGGTCTGGGGCGTGATCGCGTTTTTGTCGGTGGTGGGTCTTATCGTCGTCGTCACGGTGGTTTCGTCGCCGCCGGGGCGTGCATCCCTTCTGGGAAGAAGGTGGTGGGCGCTGCCGGCGGGAACGGCCGTCGCGCTGGCGCTGGAACCGGTGTGGAAGACGCTGTTCCTGGGCCAGATCAACTTGATACTGATGGCGTTCGTGGTGCTGGACGTCCTGGTGCTCTCCCTCCGTGGGTCGCGGTGGGCGGGTGTGCTGATCGGCGTGGCGGCGGCGATCAAGCTGACCCCGCTGATCTTCGTGCCGCACCTGTTCTTCACCGGCCGGTGGAAGGACGGGCTGCGGGCCCTGGGCACGTTCGTGGCGCTCGAAGCGGTGATGTTCGCGGTCATCCCGGCCGACGCGGTGCGGTTCTGGCGGGATTCGGCGACCGACCCGAGCCGGGTCGGGTCGGTGCACTGGATCTTCAACCAGTCGCTCAACGGGCTGGTCAACCGGGCCTCCGCGCTGGCGCCCTGGTCGCTGGCGGTGGCGGTCGGGGTGGCGGCGGTGCTCGCCGTGCCGGCGGTGTGGCTCGTCGTGCGGCTGCACCGGCGTGGCGAGGACGCGGCCGCGCTGCTCGTGACGGCGTTCTACGGGCTGTTGCTGTCGCCCGTGTCGTGGTCACACCACTGGGTCTGGTGCGTGCCCTTGATCACCCTGCTGGTGGTGAAGGCGCGGTGGTGGGCCGCGGCGGCGGTCGCGGCGCTGTTCGTCTCGCAGGTCGTGATGCTGGTGCCCAACGGCGGTGACACGGAGTTCGGCTGGGGCCTGGGCTGGTCGGTCCTCGGCAACGGGTACGTGCTGGCGGCGGCGGCCGGGATCCTCGGGCTGGCGGCGCGTGAGCTACGTCTGGTCCGGCGGTCGGCCCGCCTGGTGACCGTTTAG
- a CDS encoding GGDEF domain-containing protein gives MDVPATRPDSGDTPPTQAERDASLRALRARWRTASLAAGWRFPSDWALPEVDAVCAAVMAKGRVEAAETALAGLARARAAAGAGLAETLADLAALHAVLGHGGDGFVAPDVDATPARLLRTTALAWADVATDQLVHTEVTDALTGLPSAAYLRTRLAEVYRAAAARDRPAADDHVLLVVSLDLSAVAGFPRLTGMILVADALRSVFDSGQSIASLGPSVVAALVPKDERVASHGVALRRALHERLSVDAQLADVGKPRVSAVRLPATHELACDLLAHLARA, from the coding sequence GTGGATGTTCCGGCTACGCGACCCGATTCCGGTGACACCCCGCCCACCCAGGCCGAGCGAGACGCCTCCCTGCGTGCGCTGCGGGCCCGCTGGCGCACGGCCAGCCTCGCCGCCGGCTGGCGGTTCCCGAGCGACTGGGCCCTGCCCGAAGTGGACGCCGTCTGCGCGGCCGTGATGGCCAAGGGCCGCGTCGAAGCCGCCGAAACCGCGCTGGCCGGCCTGGCCAGGGCCAGGGCGGCGGCCGGTGCGGGCCTCGCCGAGACCCTCGCCGACCTGGCCGCGCTGCACGCGGTGCTCGGCCACGGCGGCGACGGCTTCGTCGCGCCGGACGTCGACGCCACGCCCGCGCGGCTGCTGCGGACCACGGCGCTGGCCTGGGCCGACGTCGCCACCGACCAGCTCGTGCACACCGAGGTCACCGACGCGCTGACCGGCCTGCCGTCGGCCGCCTACCTGCGCACCCGGCTCGCGGAGGTCTACCGCGCCGCCGCCGCGCGCGACCGGCCGGCCGCCGACGACCACGTGCTGCTGGTCGTCTCGCTCGACCTCAGCGCCGTCGCCGGGTTCCCGCGGCTGACCGGGATGATCCTGGTCGCGGACGCGCTGCGGTCGGTGTTCGACAGCGGGCAGAGCATCGCTTCGCTGGGCCCGTCCGTCGTCGCGGCCCTGGTCCCGAAGGACGAGCGGGTCGCTTCGCACGGTGTCGCGCTGCGCAGGGCGCTGCACGAACGGCTGTCGGTCGACGCGCAGCTCGCCGACGTGGGCAAACCCCGCGTCTCGGCGGTCCGGCTGCCGGCCACCCACGAGCTCGCCTGCGACCTGCTGGCCCACCTGGCGCGCGCGTAG
- a CDS encoding acyl-CoA dehydrogenase family protein: MTDGLYQLAEEHEELRAAVRALAEKEIAPYAAEVDENERYPIEAYNALVKSGFNAVHIGEEYDGQGADAVGACIVIEEVARVDASASLIPAVNKLGTQPIILSASESLKKLVLPSIASGEASASYALSEREAGSDTASMRARARLDGDHWVLNGTKCWITNAGESSWYTVMAVTDPDAEKKANGISAFVVHKDDPGFSVGPKEKKLGIKGSPTREIYFENCTIPEDRIIGEPGTGLKTALKTLDHTRPTIGAQALGIAQGALDAAVAYVKDRKQFGKSIAEFQGVQFILADMGTKIEAARHLVYASAAASERGDKRAGFMASAAKAYASDIAMEVTTDAVQLFGGAGYTRDFPVERMMRDAKITQIYEGTNQIQKVVMARALLKG; encoded by the coding sequence GTGACCGACGGCCTGTACCAGCTTGCCGAAGAGCACGAGGAGCTGCGGGCCGCGGTCCGGGCTCTGGCCGAGAAGGAGATCGCGCCGTACGCGGCGGAGGTCGACGAGAACGAGCGCTACCCGATCGAGGCGTACAACGCGCTGGTCAAGTCCGGGTTCAACGCCGTCCACATCGGCGAGGAGTACGACGGGCAGGGTGCCGACGCCGTCGGGGCCTGCATCGTGATCGAAGAGGTGGCCCGGGTCGACGCGTCGGCGTCCCTGATCCCGGCCGTGAACAAGCTGGGCACGCAGCCGATCATCCTTTCGGCTTCCGAGAGCCTCAAGAAGCTGGTGCTGCCGTCGATCGCGTCCGGCGAGGCTTCGGCTTCGTACGCGCTGTCGGAGCGCGAGGCCGGGTCCGACACCGCCTCCATGCGCGCGCGGGCCCGGCTCGACGGTGACCACTGGGTGCTGAACGGCACCAAGTGCTGGATCACCAACGCCGGAGAGTCGTCCTGGTACACCGTGATGGCCGTGACCGATCCGGACGCCGAGAAGAAGGCCAACGGCATCTCGGCCTTCGTCGTCCACAAGGACGACCCCGGTTTCTCCGTGGGGCCGAAGGAGAAGAAGCTCGGGATCAAGGGTTCGCCCACCCGGGAGATCTACTTCGAGAACTGCACGATCCCCGAGGACCGGATCATCGGTGAGCCCGGCACCGGCCTGAAGACGGCGCTGAAGACCCTCGACCACACCCGGCCGACGATCGGCGCGCAGGCGCTGGGCATCGCGCAGGGCGCGCTGGACGCGGCCGTGGCGTACGTGAAGGACCGCAAGCAGTTCGGCAAGTCGATCGCCGAGTTCCAGGGCGTGCAGTTCATTCTCGCCGACATGGGCACGAAGATCGAAGCCGCCCGCCACCTGGTGTACGCCTCGGCGGCGGCGTCGGAGCGCGGGGACAAGCGCGCGGGCTTCATGGCTTCGGCGGCGAAGGCGTACGCGTCCGACATCGCGATGGAGGTGACGACGGACGCCGTCCAGCTCTTCGGCGGGGCCGGGTACACCCGCGACTTCCCGGTGGAGCGCATGATGCGCGACGCGAAGATCACCCAGATCTACGAAGGCACCAACCAGATCCAGAAGGTCGTCATGGCCCGCGCCCTGCTCAAGGGCTGA
- a CDS encoding sigma-70 family RNA polymerase sigma factor encodes MSTVPADLSGKSDAELIAEVRSGKIASYGTLYERHTGAAHNLARQLARSSSEADDLVSEAFAKVLDTLRGGKGPDTAFRAYLLTALRHTAYDRTRKERRVDLNEDMTQVGGAAAEALTVPFSDTAVAGLERTMAAKAFARLPERWQAVLWHTEIEQQSPAEVAPLLGLTANGVSALAYRAREGLRQAYLQVHLQENAEERCRACAERLGAWTRDGLSKRERAQVENHLDECDNCRALAAELADVNGGLRAIIAPIVLGGAALGYLATIGAAKASAATAATAGAVGAAAAGGKAGASAAAAGPRQFAGVAASGTALVAAVVIALTAGGGTQEIPVANPAPPPAQQVEPPAPKPQPPAPPAPAQPPAPEPPQPPAPPAAPPVQPAPPPVAPPAPAPPPTPAPAKPSMSATAPPDGVELSPGSAANLPITVRNDGGSLSEPVAVALTLPRGVRAVDTGGGGGAAARAQAPGPISVNCPGGEGTVTCRTGAGLQPGQSATLNFRLEAGEDAEGGTVNVSVTAGVQVSAEVDVKVTVKVPPDGVVLEAQGDGLSAFPWNHHPLVYVRVRNTGETTKPVTVTFDQPLKRWWSLRGFPCTTTDEGATCTTKSALAPGQHVNLWVRLLGRPNEGRVTITAQLGRATAPPVTVDFGCWRLWCGKDPVPTPTPPTTPSIPKPTKPSKPTPTKPTSKPPVTTTEESSGEPPVSTTTTTTSAPPRSGGKPGAKPPTVSPELGLRWLIG; translated from the coding sequence GTGTCCACAGTTCCCGCCGATCTCAGCGGAAAGAGTGACGCCGAACTGATCGCGGAGGTCCGCTCCGGGAAGATCGCTTCGTACGGCACGCTCTACGAACGGCACACCGGCGCGGCCCACAACCTGGCCCGCCAGCTGGCCCGCTCCAGCTCCGAAGCGGATGATCTCGTGTCCGAGGCGTTCGCCAAGGTGCTCGACACGCTCCGTGGCGGCAAGGGCCCGGACACAGCCTTCCGGGCGTACTTGCTGACCGCCCTGCGTCACACCGCGTACGACCGCACCCGCAAGGAACGCCGGGTCGACCTCAACGAGGACATGACCCAGGTCGGCGGCGCCGCGGCCGAGGCGCTGACCGTGCCGTTCTCGGACACCGCGGTCGCCGGGCTCGAGCGGACCATGGCCGCCAAGGCGTTCGCCCGGCTGCCGGAACGCTGGCAGGCGGTGCTCTGGCACACCGAGATCGAGCAGCAGAGCCCGGCCGAGGTCGCGCCGCTGCTCGGCCTGACCGCGAACGGCGTCTCCGCGCTCGCCTACCGCGCCCGCGAGGGGCTTCGGCAGGCGTATCTGCAGGTCCACCTGCAGGAGAACGCCGAAGAACGCTGCCGGGCCTGCGCCGAGCGGCTCGGCGCGTGGACCCGCGACGGGCTGTCCAAGCGGGAACGCGCCCAGGTCGAGAACCACCTCGACGAGTGCGACAACTGCCGGGCGCTGGCCGCGGAGCTCGCCGACGTCAACGGCGGCCTGCGCGCGATCATCGCCCCGATCGTCCTGGGCGGCGCCGCGCTGGGCTACCTCGCCACCATCGGCGCCGCGAAGGCGAGCGCGGCCACGGCGGCCACCGCCGGAGCGGTCGGTGCCGCGGCCGCCGGCGGCAAGGCCGGTGCGTCCGCGGCCGCCGCGGGCCCGCGCCAGTTCGCCGGGGTCGCCGCGTCCGGCACGGCGCTCGTCGCGGCCGTCGTCATCGCGCTCACCGCGGGCGGCGGGACGCAGGAGATCCCGGTCGCCAACCCGGCACCGCCGCCGGCGCAGCAGGTCGAACCGCCGGCCCCGAAGCCCCAGCCACCGGCCCCGCCCGCACCGGCGCAGCCCCCGGCACCCGAGCCACCCCAGCCGCCCGCCCCGCCCGCGGCTCCCCCGGTCCAGCCCGCGCCGCCGCCGGTCGCCCCGCCGGCCCCGGCGCCGCCGCCCACGCCGGCCCCGGCCAAGCCGTCGATGTCCGCGACGGCCCCGCCGGACGGCGTCGAGCTCAGCCCGGGCTCCGCGGCGAACCTGCCCATCACCGTCCGCAACGACGGCGGCAGCCTGTCCGAGCCGGTGGCGGTCGCGCTGACGCTGCCGCGCGGGGTGCGCGCGGTCGACACCGGCGGTGGCGGCGGCGCGGCGGCCCGCGCCCAGGCCCCCGGCCCGATCTCGGTGAACTGCCCCGGCGGCGAGGGCACGGTCACCTGCCGGACCGGCGCCGGCCTGCAGCCCGGCCAGAGCGCGACGCTGAACTTCCGGCTGGAGGCAGGCGAAGACGCCGAAGGCGGCACGGTGAACGTGTCGGTCACGGCCGGCGTGCAGGTCTCCGCCGAGGTGGACGTCAAGGTCACCGTGAAGGTCCCGCCGGACGGCGTGGTCCTGGAGGCGCAGGGCGACGGGCTCTCGGCGTTCCCCTGGAACCACCACCCGCTGGTCTACGTGCGGGTCCGCAACACCGGCGAGACGACCAAGCCGGTCACGGTCACCTTCGACCAGCCGCTCAAGCGGTGGTGGAGCCTGCGCGGCTTCCCCTGCACGACGACGGACGAAGGCGCCACCTGCACGACGAAGAGCGCGCTGGCGCCGGGCCAGCACGTCAACCTGTGGGTGCGGCTGCTGGGCCGTCCGAACGAGGGCCGGGTGACGATCACCGCCCAGCTGGGCCGGGCGACGGCACCGCCGGTGACCGTGGACTTCGGCTGCTGGCGCCTGTGGTGCGGCAAGGACCCGGTGCCCACGCCGACGCCACCGACGACACCGTCGATCCCGAAGCCGACGAAGCCCTCGAAGCCGACGCCGACGAAGCCGACGTCGAAGCCGCCGGTCACGACGACGGAGGAGTCTTCGGGCGAGCCGCCGGTGTCCACGACCACGACCACGACGAGCGCGCCGCCGCGGTCCGGCGGGAAGCCGGGGGCCAAACCGCCGACCGTCAGCCCCGAGCTGGGTTTGCGCTGGCTGATCGGCTGA
- the purE gene encoding 5-(carboxyamino)imidazole ribonucleotide mutase has translation MAPQVGVIMGSDSDWPTLEAAGATLEEFGVEYEVGVYSAHRTPQRMLDYATSAVARGIRVIIAGAGGAAHLPGMVASATVLPVIGVPVPLKYLDGMDSLLSIVQMPAGIPVATVSVGGARNAGLLAVRILAASDEGLRAKMARFQQDLEKLVLDKDAALREKTGH, from the coding sequence ATGGCGCCGCAGGTGGGCGTGATCATGGGCAGCGACTCGGACTGGCCGACGCTGGAGGCGGCGGGCGCGACGCTGGAGGAGTTCGGCGTCGAGTACGAGGTCGGCGTCTACTCGGCGCACCGCACGCCGCAGCGCATGCTGGACTACGCGACGTCGGCGGTCGCCCGGGGCATCCGGGTGATCATCGCCGGCGCGGGCGGCGCGGCGCACCTGCCCGGCATGGTGGCCTCGGCGACGGTGCTGCCGGTGATCGGCGTACCGGTCCCGCTGAAGTACCTCGACGGCATGGACTCCCTGCTGTCGATCGTCCAGATGCCGGCGGGCATCCCGGTGGCCACGGTCTCCGTGGGCGGCGCGCGGAACGCGGGCCTGCTGGCGGTCCGGATCCTGGCCGCGTCCGACGAAGGCCTGCGCGCGAAGATGGCGCGCTTCCAGCAGGACCTGGAGAAGCTGGTGCTCGACAAGGACGCGGCGCTGCGCGAGAAGACCGGCCACTAG
- a CDS encoding 5-(carboxyamino)imidazole ribonucleotide synthase, giving the protein MDKHTGLPVVGMVGGGQLARMTHQAAISLGQSLRVLAAGENEAAGLVAGDVTLGHHTDLDALRKFAASVDVLTFDHEHVPGEHLLTLAMEGHVIRPAASALGFAQNKLVMREMMAGLGVPGPAFAEVSTVDDVVAFGGEHGWPVVLKAATGGYDGRGVWMLDTAQHARETVPELLEAGTALLVEAKVAMRRELSALVARSPFGQGAAYPVVETVQTGGINTEVLAPAPGLDDSRVHEAQDLALRIAATLDVTGLLAVELFETDTGLLVNELAMRPHNSGHWTMDGSRTSQFEQHLRAVLDYPLGRTDLVAPACVMANVLGAPELPEMGPDERLHHLFARYPEARVHLYGKQERPGRKLGHVNFTGERMDDLRNRALLSAHWLSHAVWLDGYEIH; this is encoded by the coding sequence ATGGACAAACACACCGGTCTGCCCGTCGTGGGCATGGTGGGCGGCGGCCAGCTGGCCCGGATGACCCACCAGGCGGCGATCTCCCTCGGCCAGTCCCTGCGCGTGCTCGCCGCGGGCGAGAACGAAGCCGCGGGGCTCGTCGCCGGCGACGTCACCCTGGGACACCACACCGACCTGGACGCGCTGCGGAAGTTCGCGGCCTCGGTCGACGTGCTCACCTTCGACCACGAGCACGTGCCCGGCGAGCACCTGCTGACGCTGGCGATGGAGGGCCACGTCATCCGGCCGGCGGCGAGCGCGCTGGGTTTCGCGCAGAACAAGCTCGTGATGCGCGAGATGATGGCCGGCCTCGGCGTGCCGGGCCCGGCGTTCGCCGAGGTGTCCACTGTGGATGACGTCGTGGCGTTCGGCGGCGAGCACGGCTGGCCGGTGGTGCTCAAGGCGGCGACGGGCGGGTACGACGGCCGCGGCGTCTGGATGCTCGACACCGCCCAGCACGCGCGCGAGACCGTGCCGGAGCTGCTGGAAGCGGGCACCGCGCTGCTGGTGGAGGCGAAGGTGGCGATGCGGCGGGAGCTGTCCGCGCTCGTCGCCCGCTCGCCCTTCGGCCAGGGCGCGGCGTACCCGGTGGTCGAGACGGTGCAGACCGGCGGCATCAACACCGAGGTCCTCGCCCCGGCACCGGGACTCGACGACTCGCGCGTGCACGAGGCACAGGACCTGGCGCTGCGGATCGCGGCGACGCTGGACGTCACCGGGCTGCTCGCGGTCGAGCTGTTCGAGACCGACACCGGGCTGCTGGTCAACGAGCTGGCCATGCGCCCGCACAACTCCGGGCACTGGACGATGGACGGCTCGCGCACGTCGCAGTTCGAGCAGCACCTGCGGGCGGTGCTCGACTACCCGCTGGGCCGCACGGACCTGGTCGCGCCCGCGTGCGTGATGGCGAACGTGCTGGGCGCGCCGGAGCTGCCGGAGATGGGGCCGGACGAGCGGCTCCACCACCTGTTCGCGCGGTACCCGGAGGCGCGGGTGCACCTCTACGGCAAGCAGGAGCGGCCGGGGCGCAAGCTCGGGCACGTCAACTTCACCGGCGAGCGCATGGACGACCTGCGCAACCGCGCGCTGCTGTCGGCGCACTGGCTGTCCCACGCCGTCTGGCTCGACGGCTACGAAATCCACTGA
- a CDS encoding glycosyltransferase 87 family protein yields MTRTVSTDVDGAVAARPQHRLALRKSLARLSVRPRSILILSVIPLFAIGYGIYGWQHDWVLGVDSAVYRAGALTLLQGDSLYDANTLPNEPWWALLPFTYPPTAALIFVPLAAFPTQISWGLITAVSLGAMALSIRIAIGALPRPAADGPRWWASPARSTIVFFLVFLALEPVWRTIFLGQINLILMAMILLDMLVIGARGSRWGGVLVGVAAAIKLTPLVFLGHLFITGRRMDAIRGFATFVLLQGLMFLINAHDAAKYWTVTLPDTGRIGPVHWAGNQSLNALMNRATDLAPWASKAAMGIGFLLAVPALWLLLRFHRKGQALAALLVTAFWTLLMSPISWTHHWVWVIPLIVLLVSRLPKTTPKTAWKRWVGTGLVAFVFVSCVLLILPNGRNVELHWKVWQNVLGDAYILMPVVLAFALILRWGLLRRARKKAAADVDVPAGV; encoded by the coding sequence GTGACCCGGACCGTTTCCACCGACGTCGACGGCGCTGTCGCGGCCAGACCCCAGCACCGCCTGGCCCTGCGGAAATCCCTCGCCCGCCTGTCCGTCCGCCCGCGGTCGATCCTGATCCTGTCGGTGATCCCGCTGTTCGCGATCGGGTACGGCATCTACGGCTGGCAGCACGACTGGGTGCTCGGCGTCGACAGCGCGGTCTACCGGGCCGGCGCGCTGACGCTGCTGCAGGGCGACTCGCTCTACGACGCCAACACGCTGCCCAACGAGCCGTGGTGGGCGCTGCTGCCGTTCACCTACCCGCCGACGGCCGCGCTGATCTTCGTCCCGCTCGCCGCGTTCCCGACGCAGATCTCCTGGGGCCTGATCACCGCCGTCTCGCTGGGGGCGATGGCCCTGTCGATCCGGATCGCGATCGGCGCCCTGCCGCGGCCGGCCGCCGACGGGCCGCGCTGGTGGGCCTCGCCCGCCCGCTCGACCATCGTGTTCTTCCTGGTCTTCCTCGCCCTCGAGCCGGTGTGGCGGACGATCTTCCTCGGCCAGATCAACCTGATCCTGATGGCCATGATCCTGCTCGACATGCTGGTCATCGGCGCCCGCGGCAGCCGGTGGGGCGGCGTGCTGGTCGGCGTCGCGGCGGCGATCAAGCTGACGCCGCTGGTGTTCCTCGGGCACCTGTTCATCACCGGCCGCCGGATGGACGCGATCCGCGGGTTCGCGACGTTCGTGCTGCTCCAGGGCCTGATGTTCCTGATCAACGCGCACGACGCGGCGAAGTACTGGACCGTGACCCTGCCCGACACCGGCCGGATCGGGCCGGTGCACTGGGCGGGCAACCAGTCGCTGAACGCGCTGATGAACCGGGCCACCGACCTCGCGCCGTGGGCGTCGAAGGCGGCCATGGGCATCGGCTTCCTGCTCGCCGTCCCGGCCCTGTGGCTGCTGCTGCGCTTCCACCGCAAGGGCCAGGCCCTGGCCGCGCTGCTCGTCACCGCGTTCTGGACGCTGCTGATGTCGCCGATCTCGTGGACCCACCACTGGGTGTGGGTCATCCCGCTGATCGTGCTGCTGGTCTCGCGGCTGCCGAAGACCACCCCGAAGACGGCGTGGAAGCGCTGGGTCGGCACCGGCCTGGTGGCGTTCGTGTTCGTCAGCTGCGTGCTGCTGATCCTGCCGAACGGCCGCAACGTCGAGCTGCACTGGAAGGTGTGGCAGAACGTCCTGGGCGACGCCTACATCCTGATGCCGGTCGTGCTGGCCTTCGCCCTCATCCTGAGGTGGGGCCTGTTGCGGCGAGCGCGGAAGAAGGCGGCCGCGGATGTCGACGTCCCCGCCGGCGTCTGA
- a CDS encoding GtrA family protein — protein sequence MTVVETVLKRTPEPLRSVLIKHRELLKFAIVGGTTFLVDNGVWYALKLTVLEPKPTTAKAIAIIVATIVSYILNREWSFRTRGGRERHHEAALFFVISGIAVGVNLVPLIVSRYVLDLEVPHVTFLVQEVADFASGSIIGMLLAMFFRFWGFKKWVFPDELGERRRDTDQVTRLP from the coding sequence GTGACCGTTGTGGAAACCGTGCTCAAGCGCACGCCGGAACCACTGCGTTCGGTGCTGATCAAGCACCGGGAGCTGCTGAAGTTCGCGATCGTGGGCGGCACGACGTTCCTGGTCGACAACGGCGTCTGGTACGCGCTCAAGCTCACGGTGCTGGAGCCGAAGCCGACCACGGCGAAGGCGATCGCGATCATCGTCGCCACCATCGTGTCCTACATCCTCAACCGCGAGTGGTCCTTCCGGACCCGCGGCGGACGCGAGCGCCACCACGAAGCCGCGCTGTTCTTCGTCATCAGCGGCATCGCGGTCGGCGTCAACCTGGTCCCCCTCATCGTCTCGCGATACGTGCTCGACCTCGAGGTCCCGCACGTGACGTTCCTGGTCCAGGAGGTCGCGGACTTCGCGAGCGGCTCGATCATCGGCATGCTGCTGGCCATGTTCTTCCGCTTCTGGGGCTTCAAGAAGTGGGTGTTCCCGGACGAGCTGGGCGAGCGACGGCGGGA
- a CDS encoding class I adenylate-forming enzyme family protein, whose amino-acid sequence MPLTAPTTPPGLPASLDYPEVPAGSILAAGAARWGDRTAFAHEGHSLTFTETHRAACRFANALRERGIGRGDVVALHLPNCLAFPVAYYGTLLAGATFSPANPLLPPDDLAFQLADCEAAAVVTFGPVAGALASVADRIPARFTVVVQPTGDLPEGAVEFQAFHAGQPETQPAIELNVHEDLAHLAYTGGTTGRSKGVRLSHRNVVVNTLQHACWGTGSVPALDAHGDVTIDQVGSADEWPSRLGTGVAINLTPWFHAMGIIGGLNAAVIAGTTIVLHTRFDPAAYVADAERLRITGIGGAPALFAALLATPSFHTADLSSVRSIGSGAAPMNHAMITALRERFPDVVVAEGYGLTEATMGAVISPTYRSGTRKVGSVGLPIFDTEVKIVPAEGGEDPLPAGEKGEVCLRGPQIMLGYRNRPDETAAALVDGWLHTGDIGILDADGYLSIVDRKKDMLLYKGYNVFPRELEELLVTLPGVAAAAVVGRPDPEVGELPVAFVVPRGALDADELMAAVNEKVLPYKRLREVHVVEQIPVSAAGKVLKRELRQQLTGKLD is encoded by the coding sequence ATGCCGCTCACCGCGCCGACGACGCCGCCCGGTCTGCCCGCCTCCCTCGACTACCCCGAAGTCCCGGCCGGTTCGATCCTGGCGGCGGGTGCCGCGCGCTGGGGCGACCGGACCGCCTTCGCCCACGAAGGCCACAGCCTCACGTTCACCGAAACCCACCGCGCCGCCTGCCGGTTCGCCAACGCCCTGCGCGAACGCGGCATCGGCCGCGGCGACGTCGTGGCGCTGCACCTGCCGAACTGCCTGGCCTTCCCGGTCGCCTACTACGGCACGCTCCTGGCCGGGGCCACCTTCAGCCCGGCGAACCCGCTGCTCCCGCCGGACGACCTCGCCTTCCAGCTCGCCGACTGCGAGGCCGCGGCCGTGGTGACGTTCGGCCCGGTCGCGGGCGCGCTCGCGAGCGTCGCCGACCGGATCCCGGCGCGGTTCACCGTCGTCGTCCAGCCCACCGGCGACCTGCCCGAGGGCGCCGTCGAGTTCCAGGCGTTCCACGCCGGCCAGCCGGAGACTCAGCCTGCGATCGAGCTGAACGTCCACGAGGACCTCGCGCACCTCGCCTACACCGGCGGCACCACCGGCCGGTCCAAGGGCGTGCGGCTGTCGCACCGCAACGTCGTGGTCAACACGCTCCAGCACGCCTGCTGGGGCACCGGCTCGGTCCCGGCGCTCGACGCCCACGGCGACGTCACGATCGACCAGGTCGGCAGCGCGGACGAGTGGCCGTCCCGCCTGGGCACCGGCGTCGCGATCAACCTGACGCCGTGGTTCCACGCGATGGGCATCATCGGCGGCCTCAACGCGGCGGTGATCGCCGGGACGACGATCGTCCTGCACACCCGCTTCGACCCGGCGGCGTACGTCGCCGACGCCGAACGGCTCCGCATCACCGGCATCGGCGGCGCGCCGGCGCTGTTCGCCGCCCTGCTCGCGACGCCGTCGTTCCACACCGCCGACCTTTCGTCGGTCCGGTCGATCGGCTCGGGGGCGGCGCCGATGAACCACGCGATGATCACCGCCCTGCGCGAGCGGTTCCCGGACGTGGTGGTCGCCGAGGGCTACGGCCTCACCGAGGCGACGATGGGCGCGGTGATCTCGCCGACGTACCGGTCGGGCACGCGCAAGGTCGGCTCGGTGGGCCTGCCGATCTTCGACACGGAGGTCAAGATCGTCCCGGCCGAGGGCGGCGAGGACCCGCTCCCGGCGGGCGAGAAGGGCGAGGTCTGCCTGCGCGGACCGCAGATCATGCTCGGCTACCGCAACCGCCCGGACGAAACGGCGGCGGCCCTGGTGGACGGCTGGCTCCACACGGGCGACATCGGCATCCTCGACGCCGACGGCTACCTGTCCATAGTGGACCGCAAGAAGGACATGCTGCTGTACAAGGGGTACAACGTCTTCCCCCGCGAGCTCGAGGAGCTGCTCGTCACACTGCCGGGCGTCGCGGCGGCCGCGGTGGTCGGCCGCCCCGACCCCGAGGTCGGCGAGCTCCCGGTGGCGTTCGTGGTGCCGCGCGGCGCACTGGACGCCGACGAGCTGATGGCCGCGGTCAACGAGAAGGTGCTGCCCTACAAGCGGTTGCGCGAGGTGCACGTGGTCGAGCAGATCCCGGTGTCCGCCGCGGGGAAGGTGCTCAAGCGCGAGCTCCGGCAACAGCTGACCGGCAAGCTCGACTAG